Proteins encoded together in one Bacteroidota bacterium window:
- a CDS encoding cation-transporting P-type ATPase, with protein sequence AAGSDTAIETANIALMNDKLSLIPFLIRLSQKTLRRIKFNTIGAIAVKVIFITLAFVGYSNLVFAIAADVGVTLIVILTSLNLMKFENKIVSGQ encoded by the coding sequence AGCAGCAGGTAGCGACACTGCCATTGAAACCGCTAACATTGCTTTGATGAATGATAAACTTTCACTCATTCCGTTTCTCATTCGCCTCTCACAAAAAACATTACGCAGAATAAAATTCAACACCATCGGAGCAATAGCAGTAAAAGTGATATTCATAACATTGGCTTTCGTTGGTTATAGCAATTTGGTTTTCGCTATTGCAGCAGACGTTGGAGTAACACTTATAGTAATTTTGACAAGTTTGAATTTGATGAAGTTTGAAAATAAAATTGTAAGCGGACAGTGA
- a CDS encoding IS1182 family transposase, with protein sequence MQGKHHHQPRLFVPVTLDSLVPEDNIYRQLDSALNLQFLYKETESFYGTEGQPSIDPTVFFKILLVGYLNNLQSDRKLIQFCANSLDVRWYLGYELDEALPWHSTISRTRALFGEEIFLKLFRQVLSLCVQKGMVRGKRQAVDSAFIKANASLDSLKEKEIVGDGEAWADELDSNSEFTVSQQRKNLVDKHHQWKKQAYRDMPGHSAAAKRERLEAASKEETDDNGNRIRGKYLSNHTHYSPTDPDARISVKPGKARQMNYFGQLAVDDAHHVITGATADFADQRDSQCLEKIVELATSHLEENGLKAEQILADAGYSSGEALEYLNRKELDAWIPNFGQYVPQRDGFEYNRELNRYECRKPGGKAANLEYKGERPVSKGYIKRTYRGSESDCGKCPLRAECCGAATRFKKIDDSIHKELYDAMHRKLTGNPKTARKMSRIRSKTVEPVLGTLLNFTSMRRVHTRGIEGATKHVLMAALTYNLKKYLKWVRKNPVVSKPVEKLVKKGAKMKELFSFSRYSSIINTCGKNRTIYQNKQINYLV encoded by the coding sequence ATGCAAGGAAAACATCACCACCAACCCCGGTTATTTGTTCCCGTCACGCTCGATTCTCTGGTCCCGGAAGATAACATTTATCGTCAGCTGGATTCAGCCCTGAATTTACAATTTCTCTACAAGGAAACTGAGTCGTTTTATGGTACCGAGGGACAGCCATCCATTGACCCAACTGTCTTTTTTAAAATTCTTCTGGTCGGTTATCTGAACAATCTGCAAAGTGACCGGAAACTCATTCAGTTTTGTGCCAATAGTCTTGATGTGCGCTGGTATCTGGGGTATGAATTAGATGAAGCGCTGCCATGGCATTCCACAATCTCCAGAACCCGTGCCTTATTTGGTGAGGAAATTTTTCTGAAATTATTTCGTCAGGTTTTAAGTCTGTGTGTTCAGAAAGGGATGGTGCGGGGAAAACGTCAGGCTGTGGATTCTGCATTTATCAAAGCGAACGCCAGTCTGGACAGTCTGAAGGAAAAGGAAATTGTTGGAGATGGTGAAGCCTGGGCGGATGAACTGGATTCCAACTCAGAATTTACGGTATCGCAACAACGAAAGAACCTTGTCGATAAGCATCATCAGTGGAAGAAGCAGGCCTACCGTGACATGCCCGGTCATTCGGCCGCGGCCAAACGGGAACGCCTGGAAGCTGCCTCAAAGGAAGAAACCGATGACAATGGCAACCGGATCCGGGGAAAATATCTGAGCAATCATACGCACTACAGCCCCACCGATCCGGATGCACGGATCAGCGTGAAGCCGGGCAAGGCCCGTCAGATGAACTATTTCGGGCAGTTGGCTGTGGATGATGCCCATCATGTCATTACCGGTGCCACGGCCGATTTTGCCGATCAGCGCGACAGCCAATGCCTGGAAAAGATTGTGGAACTGGCCACCTCCCATCTGGAGGAAAACGGACTGAAGGCAGAGCAGATTCTGGCGGATGCCGGTTATAGCAGCGGAGAAGCGCTTGAGTATCTGAACCGCAAGGAGTTGGATGCCTGGATACCGAATTTCGGGCAGTACGTTCCGCAGCGGGACGGATTTGAATATAACCGGGAACTGAACCGGTATGAATGCCGGAAACCGGGTGGCAAAGCCGCCAACCTTGAGTACAAGGGAGAACGGCCTGTCTCGAAAGGATATATCAAACGGACATACCGTGGCAGCGAAAGCGATTGCGGAAAATGTCCGTTACGGGCGGAATGTTGTGGAGCAGCCACCCGTTTCAAGAAGATAGATGACAGCATCCATAAGGAACTCTATGATGCCATGCACCGGAAATTGACGGGCAATCCGAAAACAGCCAGAAAAATGAGCCGGATACGGAGTAAAACGGTGGAGCCTGTGTTGGGTACCTTGCTGAATTTCACCTCGATGCGACGGGTACATACACGGGGAATTGAAGGAGCCACCAAGCATGTCTTAATGGCCGCGCTTACCTACAATCTGAAAAAATATCTGAAATGGGTGAGAAAAAATCCGGTGGTAAGTAAACCGGTTGAAAAGCTGGTTAAAAAAGGAGCTAAAATGAAGGAATTATTTTCATTTTCAAGGTATTCATCGATTATAAATACCTGTGGAAAGAACAGGACGATATATCAAAATAAGCAGATTAACTATTTAGTCTGA
- a CDS encoding DUF2306 domain-containing protein, producing the protein MTRNAFWVIFVLAAISIGVYPLFYLFIDQPVGLLTTKSTGLLADPLWKLGFYTHILAGGMALLIGWTQFHASWRARHLELHRQTGKAYLIAACMSSLAGIYIGFFATGGLISSLGFISLGLIWFLTTTLAYRAIQHRQVVQHQRLMIVSYAACFSAVTLRIELPLLIWLTGDFETAYRLVAWLCWVPNILVAWVITRQDVISTQAH; encoded by the coding sequence ATGACCCGCAACGCATTCTGGGTGATCTTCGTTCTTGCTGCTATATCCATTGGCGTTTATCCGCTGTTTTATTTGTTCATCGACCAGCCGGTCGGACTGCTCACCACCAAATCCACCGGATTGCTGGCCGATCCCCTTTGGAAACTGGGCTTTTATACACACATTCTCGCCGGCGGTATGGCCCTGCTTATCGGCTGGACCCAGTTCCATGCCAGTTGGCGCGCACGCCACCTGGAGCTGCACAGACAAACCGGAAAGGCCTATCTGATCGCTGCTTGCATGAGTTCACTGGCGGGGATTTATATCGGTTTTTTTGCAACGGGCGGACTGATCAGTTCACTGGGATTCATCAGCCTGGGACTCATCTGGTTTCTGACCACGACCCTGGCTTACCGGGCCATCCAGCACCGGCAGGTTGTGCAGCATCAGCGCCTGATGATCGTCAGCTATGCGGCCTGCTTTTCGGCGGTGACTCTGCGGATCGAACTGCCGCTCCTCATCTGGCTGACAGGTGATTTTGAAACGGCCTATCGACTGGTTGCCTGGCTTTGCTGGGTTCCGAATATACTGGTGGCATGGGTTATCACACGGCAAGACGTTATTTCGACTCAGGCCCACTAA
- a CDS encoding glycine zipper family protein: protein MGIGAAIGVAFGAAYGYHSGNMSLSIAIGLAIGVAIGAIFDFAVKKKD from the coding sequence ATTGGAATCGGAGCCGCAATTGGCGTCGCTTTTGGCGCAGCATACGGCTATCACTCGGGGAACATGTCCCTGAGTATTGCCATCGGTCTTGCGATTGGCGTCGCAATTGGTGCAATTTTTGACTTTGCAGTCAAGAAAAAGGACTAG